From the Acidobacteriota bacterium genome, the window GCCTGCGGCGGCAGATGGCCGCCGCAGGCCGGAGACCCGGATCATGTAGAACTCGTCCAGGTTGCTGGCGAAAATGGATAGGAAGCGAACCCGTTCGAGTAGCGGGTTGGAGGTATCGAAGGCTTCCTCGATGACGCGCTGATTGAACTTCAACCAGCTGAGCTCGCGGTTGAAGTAGAGGTCGGAGCGGCCCAGGTTGACGCTGGCGGGCTTTTTCCCGCGGGCCGGCGTCTGCGGGTCGGTCTTGGACGAAGGGGTAGCGGTGGCGGTCTTGGTCATGATCAGATCTACGATGTTTTGGTGGGGCGCTAGGGTGTGGTGTTGCGGCTGTGGGGAACTCTGCGCCGGACGATCTTCCAAGGATCAGCTCCGGCCATCGAAGCTAGAAACAGGAACAACAGTGTAGCAAACTGCTGTGACAGCAGTGGTACAGCCTAGGTCCTTGACGCAGAACGAGATAGCCTAACGATGGCCGGTTGGCCAAGGTGCTGCTAGCCACGGTCTGTTAGCACAGGAGGAAGCACTCCAGGTCATGAAGCGTCTACTATTGCTCCGCCACGGCAAGTCGGATTGGGACGCTCCCTTCGATCACGACCGGGAGCGACCGGTGGCTACCCGCGGTCGCCGCGCCGCCGCGGCCATGGGCGAGGTCATCGCCGGCGCCGGGTGGGAGCCGGACCGCGCCCTCACCTCCCCGGCGGTGCGCGCCCAAACGACCCTCGAGCTGGCCGCCCAGGCTGGTGCTTGGCAGTGTCCGGTGGACGAGGACGAGATCCTCTACAGCGGCGATGCCTCGGAAGTCTTGGAGCGCCTGCGTCAAGTCCAGGGCAGCTGCAAGACGGTGCTGGTGGTGGGCCACGAACCGGTGTGGTCCGAGCTGCTGGCATTGCTGATAGGCGGCGGCAGCCACCGCATCCCCACCGCCGCCCTCGCCGCCGTCACCTTCGACCGCGAGAGCTGGCAGGACCTAGAACCCGGCATCGCCGAGCTCCGCTGGCTCCTCCCCCCGAAGCTGCTGAAGAAGGTCGGCTGGCCGTAACTGTCTGAAAAACCAGGGACCAACAAGTGGGTCCCCCCTCCGGGAAGGGAACAAGGAACCGGTGTCCCGCGGGCGTCGAGAGTCGAGTCCTGCGGGTGAATCGGCAGACCGATTCATCCTCGGAGCTCGCTCTCTCCTCACACCATCGGATGTTGCGGGGCCATCTGGGAGCCCGCGGCCGGGGTGGAGCCGCACTGTGGGCCGTAAGTGCTTGAAAATCCAGGGACCAACAAGTGGGTCCCCCCTGTGGCAGCTTCAGCCCGGCACCAGCTCCAACGACCGCCGATAGGCTTGCTCGAAGAGCGGGGCGGCGGCTTTGCGGGTTTCCCGCAGCTCGACCGTTGGGGGCTCCACCGACTCCAGGCGCAGGGTCACCGTCTCGGGAGCGATCTCCACCTCCAGGTCGCGGATGCGTCCGGCGCGGGCGCGCTCCAGGAACTCCGCCAGGCGTAGGCAGGCGGTGAGGTGGCGCAGGAGCTTCTTGTCGCCGGAGCGCATCAGGGGGGTGTAGCGGCCCAGCTTCGGCGTGCCCTTCTCGTGGTAGCGCACCATCAGCGTGATCAACATCTGCTCCCGGTGACTGAAACCGTGGAGAGGCTTCGACTCCAGCAAGTAGGCGCTGTGGCGGTGGTGGTGGTAGTAGTCGATGGCGACGCCGATGTCGTGGAGGGCGGCGGCGGCGTCGAGGAGCTCGGCTTCCCGGGGGCCCAGACCGTGGAGGGGCTCGAGACCATCGAAGAGTCGCCGGGTCAGGCGCCGCACGTGATTGTTGTGGGGATTGGGCACCGGATAGCGGGCCAGCCGGCTGTCCACCGCGAAGCGCCGCACGTCGTCTACCCGATAGTCCGGGCCGGGGAGGAATTTGCGCAGGAAGGCGCCTTCGCGCATACCCTGGCCGGAGATCACCATGCGCTCGTGGCCGCTTTCCCGCAGCAGCCAGCGGAAGACCAGGGCGGCGGCGGGGATGACGTCGGCGCGGTCGGAGCGGATGCCCGGTACGTCCGCCCGCTCGGCGCTGCTCTGGGACAGCAGCTCGGCGGTGAGCTCTTCGAGGTCCGAGCGCTGCAACACGTAGCCGTGGATCAGACTGATGGGGTAACTCTGGAGCTTCTGGATCGCCCGCGCCAGGTTGCGCACCGAGCCGCCCATGGCCACCAGCGGCGCCGCGTCCCGGCGCATGCGCTGGACCACCGGTGCCAGGTGGCGGGCCACCTCCATCTCCAGCGCCTGGATCTGCCGCGGCGACGGCGGATCGCTGAGCAGGAAAGCCTCGGTGAGGCGCACCATGCCCAGGGGATGGGCGTCGCCGAAGTCGAAGGCGCGGTCGCTCATGCGCGAGACCTGCACACTGCCGCCGCCCAAATCCACCACCCAGGCATTCTCGAAGGCCAGGCCGTTGGCCACCGCGTCCACCCCCAGCTGGGCCTCTTCGGTCCCGCTGAGGATCCACAGATCCAGGTCCAGGGGATCGATGAGATCGAGGAAACGGTCGCGGTTCTCCGCCTCCCGCAGGGCGCTGGTGCCGATGATCTGCAGCTGGTCGAGGTCGGCGGCGCCGGCAAAATCGGCGATGAGCTTGATGGCGGTGGTGGCGCGCTCCACGGCGGCGTCGGTGAGATGGGCGCTGGTGCCGAAGCCTTCCGCCAGCCGCACCACCTCGCGGATTTGGTCCTCGATCTGGAACCACAGCCCCTTTTGGCACACGAAGACCACCAACCGGGCGGTGTTGGAGCCGAGATCGACGATGCCGATCCGTTGTTCGGGAGCGGGGCCGGGAAGGCGCGGCACACCGCGCGGGCCGGAAGTTGACGCCATGGCGGGGGAAAAATACCACGGACCGCGATACGCTCGACCTAGGGATCGGCAATTGATCCGAGGAAACTTCGCCCCCAAGCCCGAAAGGTAGAGGATGAACGACCCGACGCCCACGACCGCTTCGACGTCCGCCGGGGAAGGCTCGCCGGTGCAGCGGCCCACCGGCCGTTCCGCGCAGGAACCGGGGGAGCTGGTCTTCGAGGCCCGGGGAGTGACCAAGGTCTATCCCATGGGCGAGGTGGAGGTGCAGGCCCTGAGGGGAGTGGACCTGGAGCTCCGGCAGTCGGAGTTCGTGGTGCTCCTGGGACCGTCCGGCAGCGGCAAATCGACGCTCCTCAACATCCTCGGCGGCCTCGATCTGCCCACCGAGGGGCAGGTCTTCTTCCGCGGCGAGGAGCTTACTGTGGCGGACGAGAGCCGGCTGACCCAATATCGCCGGGAGCACGTGGGCTTTGTCTTCCAGTTCTACAACCTGATCCCCAGCCTGACGGCGCGGGAGAACGTCGCCCTGGTGACGGAGATCTCCCGCGATCCCATGACGCCGGAGGACGCCCTGGCGCTGGTGCGCATGGACGAGCGTATGGATCACTTCCCCGCCCAGCTCTCCGGCGGCGAGCAGCAGCGGGTGGCCATCGCCCGGGCCATCGCCAAGCAGCCGGACGTGCTGCTCTGCGACGAGCCCACCGGCGCCCTGGACATCTCCACCGGAGTGGTGGTGCTGGAGGCCATCGAGCGCATCTCCGAGGAATTGGGCACCACGGTGGCGGTGATCACCCACAACGCCGCCATCGCCGCCATGGCGGATCGGGTCATCTCCCTCGCCGATGGGCGCATCTCGTCGGTGCAGGAAAACCAGCGGCGGCTGCCCGCCCGCGAGCTCAGCTGGTGACGCCGTGCGAGCCCTCCACCGCAAGCTGTTTCGGGATCTCTGGCAGATGCGCGGCCAGGCTCTGGCCATCAGCTTGGTCATCGCCGCCGGCGTTGCCATGTTCCTCCTCGCCCTCAGCACCTTCCAAAGCCTGCGGCTGACCCAGGAAACCTATTACAGCCACCAACGCTTCGCCGAGGTCTTCGCCAACCTCGAGCGGGCGCCGGAGTGGTTGGCCCACGACATCGCCGCCATCTCCGGGGTGGCCCAGGTGCAGACCCGCGTGGTGCGGGACGTGGTGCTGGACGTGGAAGGGCTGCCGGAGCCGGCGGTGGGGCGGCTGATCTCGCTGCCGGAGGGCCGGGAGCCGCTGCTCAACGACATCTTCCTGCTCCGCGGCCGCCGCCCGGAGACCGGCCGCCCGGACGAGGTGGTGGTCAACGAGCCCTTTGCCGAGGCCCACGAACTGGTGCTGGGGGATACGGTGGCGGCGGTGATCAACGGCAGCCGGCGGCAGCTGGAGGTGGTGGGAGTGGCCCTGTCTCCGGAGTACATCTACGGCATCCGCCCCGGCGAGCTGATGCCCGACGATTCGCGCTTCGGCGTCTTTTGGATGGGGCGCCAGGGGTTGTCGTCGGCCTTCGACATGGAGGGCGGCTTCAACGACGTCGCCCTGGGGCTGCTGCCCCGGGCCTCGTCGCCGGAGGTCATCGCCCGGCTGGATCAGCTACTGGAACCCTATGGAGGCCTCGGCGCCATTCCCCGGGATCTGCAGGTCTCCCATTGGTACTTGAACAGCGAGCTGGAGGGCCTGCGGGGCTCCGCCATCATCGTCCCCATCATCTTCCTCGGGGTCGCTGCCTTCCTGCTCAATGTGGTGCTGTCGCGGATGGTGGCGGTGCAGCGGGAGCAGATCGCGGCGCTCAAGGCTCTGGGCTACCCCAACCTCCAGATCGGATTGCACTACAGCCTGTGGAGCATTCTGGTGTCGCTCATTGGCGGCGCCTTGGGCACCGGCGCCGGGGCCTGGCTGGGGAGCGGTCTCACCGAGCTCTACACTCAATATTTCCGCTTTCCCTATCTCGAATACCGCCTGGCGCCGTCGGTGGTGATTTTGGCGTTGGCCATCAGCCTGGCGGCGGCGGTGGTGGGGGCCCTGGGCTCGGTGCGGCGGGCGGTGAGGCTACCGCCGGCGGAGGCCCTGCGGCCGGCACCACCGGCCGCCTACCGGACGACCCTGGTGGAGCGGCTGGGCTTGGGGAGGTTGCTTTCCCAGCCGGCGCGCATCGTCGTGCGCAATCTCGAGCGCCAACCCATCCGGGCGCTGCTCTCCATCACCGGCATCGCCTTCGCCGGCGCCATCATGGTGGTGGGGACCTTCTCCCTGGACGCCATCGACGTCATCCTCGACCTGCAGTTCAACGCCGCTCAGCGCCAGGACATCACCATCTCCTTCTTCCTGCCGGTGTCCTCCGGGGCCTTGCATTCGGTGCGCTCGATGCCCGGGGTGCTCGCCGCCGAGCCCCAGCGCGCGGTGCCGGTGCGGTTGCGCTATCGCCACCGATCTCGCCAGACGGCGGTCACCGGCTTGCCTGCGGACGGCCGCTTGCAGCGGGTGGTGGACGATGAAGGCCAGCCGCTACAGCTGGCGGCGGAGGGGCTGACCCTCTCCGCCAAGCTCGCCGAGCTGCTGGCGGTGGAAGCGGGGGACACCGTGACCCTGGAGGTGCTGGAGGGGGCGCGGCCGGTGAAGCGGGTGCCGGTGGCCTCGGTGGTGGACGACTTTCTCGGCACCTCTGCCTACATGCAGCTGGACGCTCTGCATCGCCTGATGCGCGAGGGCGGCGCCCTGAGCGGCGCGGTGATGCTGGTGGACGATGCCGCCGCCGACACCCTCTACCGGCGGCTCAAGGCGACGCCGGCGGTGGCGGGGGTGGCCCTCAAGCGGGCGGCCATCGAGAATTTCCGCAGCACCGTGGCGGAGAACCTGGGGCTGATGACCACCTTCAACCTGCTCTTCTCCAGCATCATCGCTTTCGGCGTGATCTACAACGGCGCGCGCATTTCCCTGTCGGAGCGCAGCCGCGACCTCGCCAGCCTGCGGGTCATCGGTCTGACCCGCCGGGAGATTTCCGCCATCCTTCTCGGTGAGCTGGCGGTGCTGACCTTGGTAGCGACCCCTCTGGGGTTGCTGCTGGGGCGCAGCCTTGCCGGCCTCACCGTCGCCGTCTACGACAACGAGCTCTACCGCCTGCCCTTGGTGGTGGCCCCCAAGACCTACGCCCTGGCGGCGGTGACGGTGTTGGTGGCCTCGGTGGTATCCGGGCTGGTGGTACGCCGCCGGCTGGACCATCTGGATCTGGTGTCGGTGCTCAAGACCCGGGAGTAATGTCATGGGGTTGTCCATCAAACGTTTTCTGCCTTGGATCATCGGCGTCGTCGTGGTAGTCCTGATTCTCCTCGCCCTGCGGCCCACCCCGCAGCCGGCGGACTTCGCCGTGGTGTCGAAGGGACCGCTGCAGGTGACCGTGGGGGAGGAAGGGGAGACCCGGGTGCGGGAGCGCTTCGTGGTCTCAGCGCCGTTGGCGGGGAAGGTGCTGCGCATCGAGCTCGAGCCCGGCGACCCGGTGGTGGCTGGGGAGACGGTGCTGGCGGTCTTCCGCCCCTCCGACCCCAACCTCCTCGACGCTCGCAGCCGCGCCGAGGCTCAGGGGCGGGTGCAGGCGGCCCGGGCGGGCCTGGGGAGTGC encodes:
- a CDS encoding histidine phosphatase family protein, translated to MKRLLLLRHGKSDWDAPFDHDRERPVATRGRRAAAAMGEVIAGAGWEPDRALTSPAVRAQTTLELAAQAGAWQCPVDEDEILYSGDASEVLERLRQVQGSCKTVLVVGHEPVWSELLALLIGGGSHRIPTAALAAVTFDRESWQDLEPGIAELRWLLPPKLLKKVGWP
- a CDS encoding RNA degradosome polyphosphate kinase (catalyzes the reversible transfer of the terminal phosphate of ATP to form a long chain polyphosphate); translated protein: MTKTATATPSSKTDPQTPARGKKPASVNLGRSDLYFNRELSWLKFNQRVIEEAFDTSNPLLERVRFLSIFASNLDEFYMIRVSGLRRPSAAAG
- a CDS encoding FtsX-like permease family protein encodes the protein MRALHRKLFRDLWQMRGQALAISLVIAAGVAMFLLALSTFQSLRLTQETYYSHQRFAEVFANLERAPEWLAHDIAAISGVAQVQTRVVRDVVLDVEGLPEPAVGRLISLPEGREPLLNDIFLLRGRRPETGRPDEVVVNEPFAEAHELVLGDTVAAVINGSRRQLEVVGVALSPEYIYGIRPGELMPDDSRFGVFWMGRQGLSSAFDMEGGFNDVALGLLPRASSPEVIARLDQLLEPYGGLGAIPRDLQVSHWYLNSELEGLRGSAIIVPIIFLGVAAFLLNVVLSRMVAVQREQIAALKALGYPNLQIGLHYSLWSILVSLIGGALGTGAGAWLGSGLTELYTQYFRFPYLEYRLAPSVVILALAISLAAAVVGALGSVRRAVRLPPAEALRPAPPAAYRTTLVERLGLGRLLSQPARIVVRNLERQPIRALLSITGIAFAGAIMVVGTFSLDAIDVILDLQFNAAQRQDITISFFLPVSSGALHSVRSMPGVLAAEPQRAVPVRLRYRHRSRQTAVTGLPADGRLQRVVDDEGQPLQLAAEGLTLSAKLAELLAVEAGDTVTLEVLEGARPVKRVPVASVVDDFLGTSAYMQLDALHRLMREGGALSGAVMLVDDAAADTLYRRLKATPAVAGVALKRAAIENFRSTVAENLGLMTTFNLLFSSIIAFGVIYNGARISLSERSRDLASLRVIGLTRREISAILLGELAVLTLVATPLGLLLGRSLAGLTVAVYDNELYRLPLVVAPKTYALAAVTVLVASVVSGLVVRRRLDHLDLVSVLKTRE
- a CDS encoding ABC transporter ATP-binding protein, producing the protein MGEVEVQALRGVDLELRQSEFVVLLGPSGSGKSTLLNILGGLDLPTEGQVFFRGEELTVADESRLTQYRREHVGFVFQFYNLIPSLTARENVALVTEISRDPMTPEDALALVRMDERMDHFPAQLSGGEQQRVAIARAIAKQPDVLLCDEPTGALDISTGVVVLEAIERISEELGTTVAVITHNAAIAAMADRVISLADGRISSVQENQRRLPARELSW
- a CDS encoding Ppx/GppA phosphatase family protein, whose protein sequence is MPRLPGPAPEQRIGIVDLGSNTARLVVFVCQKGLWFQIEDQIREVVRLAEGFGTSAHLTDAAVERATTAIKLIADFAGAADLDQLQIIGTSALREAENRDRFLDLIDPLDLDLWILSGTEEAQLGVDAVANGLAFENAWVVDLGGGSVQVSRMSDRAFDFGDAHPLGMVRLTEAFLLSDPPSPRQIQALEMEVARHLAPVVQRMRRDAAPLVAMGGSVRNLARAIQKLQSYPISLIHGYVLQRSDLEELTAELLSQSSAERADVPGIRSDRADVIPAAALVFRWLLRESGHERMVISGQGMREGAFLRKFLPGPDYRVDDVRRFAVDSRLARYPVPNPHNNHVRRLTRRLFDGLEPLHGLGPREAELLDAAAALHDIGVAIDYYHHHRHSAYLLESKPLHGFSHREQMLITLMVRYHEKGTPKLGRYTPLMRSGDKKLLRHLTACLRLAEFLERARAGRIRDLEVEIAPETVTLRLESVEPPTVELRETRKAAAPLFEQAYRRSLELVPG